In Streptomyces sp. P3, one DNA window encodes the following:
- a CDS encoding carbamoyltransferase C-terminal domain-containing protein, whose amino-acid sequence MTVQNTRTPAPAGPVVLGISAHFHDSAAALLVDGRLVAASHEERYTRRKQDPDLPLAAVRDCLDQAGLRITDVDCVAYYEDPAKKLHRQLWTGLPAFPDSSASALYRLDADRPLREIRDLLGWEGRVEFVDHHLSHAASAYYFSGFDDSAVLTVDAVGEWATTSWGTGRGASLELTEQVEFPHSLGLLYSAVTGYLGFEVNEGEYKVMGLAPYGEPRFRDEIGRLIHVTEDGSFRLDLDYFDFTNPDGMLGERFTSLIRVPPRVPESEIEKVHHDLARSIQVVTEETLLRMVDKAHRMSGSENLCMAGGVALNVVAVRRIVEEGPFARVFVQPAAGDAGGSLGCAAVAHQRLTGQRPHQDRLTSVLLGSGTDSDGVARLLGARAGRPFADFRGDEAGLLDAVAGRLADGKVIGWYHGREEFGPRSLGGRSILADPRGDDTRDRINASVKMREAFRPFAPAVLAEHAHEHFRLDHESPFMLETCEVVSPLSLPAITHVDKSARVQTVTEATNGRFYRLIRTFADRTGCPLLLNTSFNLRGEPIVHTPVDALLCFLRSDIDCLVLDDFVLDREALPRSWVAWFKNTRPPRRSRVSDSVYTLL is encoded by the coding sequence ATGACGGTGCAGAACACGCGTACCCCGGCACCCGCCGGACCCGTGGTCCTCGGGATCTCGGCCCACTTCCACGACTCGGCGGCGGCGCTGCTGGTCGACGGCCGGCTCGTCGCCGCGTCCCACGAGGAGCGCTACACCCGGCGCAAGCAGGATCCCGACCTGCCGCTCGCCGCTGTGCGCGACTGCCTGGACCAGGCCGGTCTGCGCATCACCGACGTGGACTGCGTGGCCTACTACGAGGACCCGGCGAAGAAACTCCACCGCCAGCTGTGGACCGGGCTGCCGGCCTTCCCGGACAGCAGCGCGAGCGCCCTCTACCGCCTCGACGCCGACCGGCCGCTCCGGGAGATCCGGGACCTGCTCGGCTGGGAGGGCCGCGTCGAGTTCGTCGACCACCACCTCTCCCACGCCGCGAGCGCCTACTACTTCTCCGGTTTCGACGACAGCGCCGTGCTGACGGTCGACGCAGTCGGCGAGTGGGCCACCACCAGCTGGGGGACAGGCCGGGGCGCGTCGCTCGAACTGACCGAGCAGGTCGAGTTCCCGCACTCCCTGGGCCTCCTCTACAGCGCGGTCACCGGCTACCTCGGCTTCGAGGTGAACGAGGGCGAGTACAAGGTGATGGGGCTCGCCCCCTACGGCGAACCGCGGTTCCGGGACGAGATCGGCCGGCTGATCCATGTCACCGAGGACGGGTCGTTCCGGCTCGACCTGGACTACTTCGACTTCACCAACCCGGACGGCATGCTCGGTGAGCGCTTCACGTCCCTGATCCGCGTACCGCCGCGGGTGCCGGAGTCGGAGATCGAGAAGGTCCACCACGACCTCGCGCGCAGCATCCAGGTGGTGACCGAGGAGACCCTGCTGCGCATGGTCGACAAGGCCCACCGCATGTCGGGCAGCGAGAACCTGTGCATGGCCGGAGGCGTGGCCCTCAACGTCGTCGCCGTGCGCCGCATCGTCGAGGAGGGCCCATTCGCCAGGGTGTTCGTGCAGCCGGCCGCCGGCGACGCGGGCGGCAGCCTCGGGTGCGCGGCGGTGGCCCACCAGCGCCTGACCGGACAGCGGCCCCACCAGGACCGGCTGACCTCGGTGCTCCTCGGCTCCGGCACGGACTCCGACGGTGTCGCGCGGCTGCTCGGCGCGCGCGCCGGCCGGCCCTTCGCGGACTTCCGCGGGGACGAGGCAGGTCTGCTCGACGCCGTCGCGGGGCGACTGGCCGACGGCAAGGTGATCGGCTGGTACCACGGCCGGGAGGAGTTCGGGCCCCGTTCCCTCGGCGGACGGTCGATCCTGGCCGACCCACGGGGCGACGACACGCGGGACCGGATCAACGCCTCGGTCAAGATGCGCGAGGCGTTCCGGCCGTTCGCCCCCGCCGTGCTGGCCGAGCACGCGCACGAGCACTTCAGGCTCGACCACGAGTCGCCGTTCATGCTGGAGACCTGCGAGGTCGTGTCCCCGCTGTCGCTGCCAGCCATCACCCACGTGGACAAGTCGGCCCGCGTCCAGACGGTCACCGAGGCAACGAACGGGCGCTTCTACCGCCTCATCCGGACGTTCGCCGACCGAACGGGCTGCCCGCTGCTCCTGAACACCTCGTTCAACCTCCGAGGAGAGCCGATCGTCCACACCCCCGTCGACGCCCTGCTCTGCTTCCTGAGGTCGGACATCGACTGCCTGGTGCTCGACGACTTCGTTCTGGACCGCGAAGCCCTCCCGCGGTCCTGGGTGGCGTGGTTCAAGAACACCCGGCCACCGCGCCGGAGCCGGGTGAGCGACAGCGTCTACACCCTGCTTTGA
- a CDS encoding non-ribosomal peptide synthetase codes for MTYADDHPTASTTPSRHLAENTTVPALIEATASRFPHAVALVRGTRSHTYEELVGRFSATARALRAREVLPGDVVAVRGGRSPETVVAMLGVLRAGAVLVMIDVTQPEGRVSDVLERARPSLLVDTTDRTWDPGHGTTPVVRLAELEQSAARDVELPVVGAAADAYVCFTSGTTGEPRGVLGWHGALAHFCAWEQEALAIGAGDRVAQMAALTFDAVFKDLFPALIGGATVCLPPTDRPFVDVARVLEWLREDEVTVLQTVPSVLSTLLAEQPGGAGFPALRLVCLSGEPLAGSLVNRWRNATGDAGTRFVNLYGTTEATILKSWYPVPDGEVPAGILPVGKAIDGAELLVVNNRGRRCGVGEPGHVLIRTPHLTRGSWRPAAGEAPPFEVNPLNPDDPTDLVQRTGDLGRIGPQGDLDIHGRVDDQVKVLGVRVHPAEVGAVITRMPEVEDAAVVVRAGEGGPALVAYVVPTRGAGVDASAVRRHVAAAGSNAMVPAHVVLLERLPLTGHGKLDRSVLPDPDDTVEPQPEEAADEGEWTETERRVAELWSEAFKKEITSRHANFFDLGGHSLMLARLLARIRRTFEVDLNLPTLFRSATIATLARAVDGALEEGARAGDEPAPVPVAREADQPLSPEQEGLWYLQQLDPDSSAYNMAGVFRLPTGIDEQAVRTAFLTVCRRHEALRLRFREADGHPVQYVGEAAVDFTALPAVTDRPSGLAALSEAAAAAFDLVAGPLVRVRTVRVGDDELLVGLTVHHLCCDGVSWSLVAQQVDELLAGTDRHTYPEGDTSRLQFGDYVAWRARRTTGERAEADLAYWRDLLADTPRPDVPWGRPTPGERPHQARVLRVPVAREVTDRLAELCAKSGATEYMAMMTVLAHALSRASAQDRVVIGSDSVGRDREEFEDVIGFFVRTHAYRFDMAGDPTFEEALGRVRSTIVEASGHRDVSYAQVVEAVAEARDGDRSPLFSVMLRMPPREEMPREAALLRPVDVVADAGDGSGTAPTAKFDLTVVVRPGEAGTVLDFEYDADTVQAEFVAALGERLTRLLRFAAEQPTSPLAGSRAGHPFSEPLPARDLVPVAERFRRRAAATPDAVAVSWAEGEVTYGQLAAAVAGATQELRAGERVGVLGGKSPATVAALVAALGAGATAVLLDDGLPGPRRASMVARAGVRRVLLTEPSTATEVPGDATVRRLSFEELAKSADDALGPVPARPLEPAYVFFTSGTTGEAKAVVGSHRGLDHFIDWEAAEFGVHAGDRVAQLTTLSFDAVLRDVFVPLTQGATLCLPPASALDDTARMTDWLARERVTVVHTTPSVVASWLRDTDRATAPLTDLRLLCLAGEPLTGRLVQELRERLLGPGTEVVNFYGPTETTMIKTFHRVTAEQDAGPVPVGRPLPGAQAVVLGADGSVRGPGERGEIVIRTPYRTLGYLDDARAASNFRPNPLSDDPDDLVYHTGDLAVVGAFGEIHVEGRSDDLLKVRGVRVHPAEVAAELTTHPQVRQVHVEADKEGDGSLVAYVVRSAGSGLTTEELRRHARERLPLAVVPSLFLFVDRFALLANGKLDRSSLRGTSYPATQERVAPRDDTESLISSMWSELLGHEDFGVTDDFFAVGGHSLLATILLTRIRKKTGLSLSLRKLLEGPRVDRLAASVRELRKETDDQASDLLLTLRQGMPGGPRLFLVHPIGGDVLCFREVASALPPEFTVIGVRSPGLDGGTAFTSVQEMAAAYLHEVLKVQPEGPYHFAGWSMGGAVAYEMARQLSFEGVRTASLVLLDSYAPGSKAFEHFAGPDADRVASFTRDLERMTGERADTALLTGERPAAGEEQEALRRRFAVFDANATALVDYRMRRARLRDTRLTLVLAGDQTRPEGTSPALGWEEALGTPVETRTVAGADHFTLVQRSHAAATAGEIARAVVPGTAGQDEGHG; via the coding sequence ATGACGTACGCCGACGACCACCCCACCGCGTCGACGACGCCGTCACGGCACCTGGCCGAGAACACCACCGTCCCTGCCCTGATCGAGGCCACGGCCTCCCGCTTCCCGCACGCCGTCGCACTGGTCCGAGGCACCCGGTCCCACACGTACGAGGAACTCGTGGGGCGGTTCTCCGCGACGGCTCGGGCGTTGCGGGCACGGGAGGTGCTCCCCGGGGACGTGGTGGCGGTCCGTGGTGGCCGGTCGCCGGAGACGGTCGTGGCCATGCTCGGTGTCCTGCGGGCCGGTGCGGTCCTGGTGATGATCGACGTCACCCAGCCGGAGGGCCGGGTGAGTGACGTGCTGGAACGGGCGCGCCCGTCGCTGCTGGTCGACACCACCGACCGGACGTGGGACCCGGGCCATGGCACCACGCCGGTGGTCCGGCTCGCCGAGTTGGAGCAGTCGGCGGCGAGGGACGTGGAGCTGCCCGTCGTGGGCGCCGCCGCGGACGCGTACGTGTGCTTCACGTCGGGCACCACCGGCGAGCCGCGCGGTGTCCTGGGCTGGCACGGGGCGCTCGCCCACTTCTGCGCCTGGGAACAGGAGGCCCTTGCCATCGGCGCGGGCGACCGGGTCGCCCAGATGGCCGCGCTGACCTTCGACGCGGTCTTCAAGGACCTGTTCCCGGCGCTCATCGGAGGCGCCACCGTGTGCCTCCCGCCGACCGACCGTCCCTTCGTCGATGTGGCACGAGTGCTCGAATGGCTGCGCGAGGACGAGGTGACCGTCCTCCAGACGGTGCCGAGCGTGTTGTCCACGCTGCTGGCCGAACAGCCGGGCGGTGCGGGCTTCCCGGCGCTGCGTCTGGTCTGCCTCTCCGGCGAGCCGCTTGCGGGCAGCCTCGTCAACCGCTGGCGGAACGCGACCGGCGACGCGGGCACGCGGTTCGTCAACCTCTACGGGACGACCGAAGCCACCATCCTCAAATCGTGGTACCCCGTTCCGGACGGCGAGGTACCGGCGGGCATCCTGCCCGTGGGCAAGGCCATCGACGGCGCCGAACTTCTCGTGGTGAACAACCGGGGCCGGCGGTGCGGCGTCGGTGAGCCCGGTCACGTGCTGATCCGCACCCCGCACCTCACCCGGGGCAGCTGGCGCCCGGCTGCGGGAGAGGCCCCGCCCTTCGAGGTGAACCCGCTCAACCCCGACGACCCCACCGACCTCGTACAGCGCACCGGTGACCTTGGCCGCATCGGCCCCCAGGGCGACCTGGACATCCACGGCCGGGTGGACGACCAGGTCAAGGTCCTCGGTGTCCGCGTCCACCCGGCCGAGGTCGGCGCGGTGATCACCCGCATGCCTGAGGTCGAGGACGCGGCCGTCGTGGTCCGCGCCGGGGAAGGCGGTCCCGCCCTCGTCGCCTATGTCGTGCCGACCCGGGGCGCGGGCGTGGACGCCTCCGCCGTACGGCGGCACGTGGCCGCGGCCGGCTCCAACGCGATGGTCCCGGCCCACGTGGTCCTCCTGGAGCGGCTGCCGCTCACCGGCCACGGCAAGCTGGACCGGTCCGTGCTGCCCGACCCCGACGACACGGTGGAGCCGCAGCCGGAGGAGGCGGCGGACGAGGGCGAGTGGACCGAGACGGAGCGGCGCGTCGCCGAGCTGTGGTCCGAGGCGTTCAAGAAGGAGATCACCTCCCGGCACGCCAACTTCTTCGATCTCGGCGGCCACTCGCTGATGCTGGCCCGGCTCCTCGCCCGGATCCGGCGGACGTTCGAGGTCGACCTGAATCTGCCGACCCTCTTCCGGTCGGCGACGATCGCCACGCTCGCTCGGGCCGTGGACGGCGCGCTCGAGGAGGGCGCCCGGGCCGGGGACGAACCGGCGCCCGTGCCCGTCGCGCGCGAGGCCGACCAACCGCTCTCCCCCGAGCAGGAGGGCCTGTGGTACCTCCAGCAGCTGGACCCGGACAGCTCCGCCTACAACATGGCCGGCGTGTTCCGGCTGCCCACCGGCATCGACGAGCAGGCCGTACGCACGGCCTTCCTCACGGTGTGCCGCCGTCACGAGGCGTTGCGGCTGCGCTTCCGCGAGGCCGACGGGCACCCCGTGCAGTACGTGGGTGAGGCCGCCGTCGACTTCACCGCCCTGCCGGCCGTCACCGACCGGCCGTCGGGCCTGGCCGCACTGTCCGAGGCGGCGGCCGCCGCCTTCGACCTGGTCGCCGGGCCCCTGGTGCGGGTCCGGACGGTCCGGGTCGGGGACGACGAGCTCCTCGTCGGGCTGACCGTCCATCACCTGTGCTGTGACGGTGTGTCGTGGAGCCTCGTCGCGCAGCAGGTCGACGAGCTGCTCGCCGGCACCGACCGGCACACGTACCCGGAGGGCGACACGTCCCGGCTCCAGTTCGGCGACTACGTCGCCTGGCGTGCCCGCCGGACGACCGGCGAGCGCGCCGAGGCCGACCTCGCCTACTGGCGCGACCTGCTCGCCGACACCCCCCGCCCCGACGTGCCGTGGGGACGTCCCACGCCCGGCGAACGGCCGCACCAGGCACGGGTGCTGCGGGTGCCGGTCGCCCGCGAGGTGACGGACCGCCTCGCCGAGCTGTGCGCGAAGTCCGGGGCCACCGAGTACATGGCCATGATGACCGTCCTCGCCCACGCCCTGTCCCGGGCGTCGGCACAGGACCGGGTCGTCATCGGCAGCGACAGCGTGGGCCGGGACCGCGAGGAGTTCGAGGACGTCATCGGGTTCTTCGTCCGGACCCACGCCTATCGCTTCGACATGGCGGGCGACCCGACGTTCGAGGAGGCACTCGGCCGGGTCAGGTCGACGATCGTCGAGGCGTCGGGGCACCGGGACGTCTCCTACGCGCAGGTCGTCGAGGCCGTCGCCGAGGCCCGGGACGGGGACCGCAGCCCACTGTTCTCCGTGATGCTGCGGATGCCGCCGCGCGAGGAAATGCCGCGCGAGGCCGCCCTCCTGCGTCCCGTCGATGTGGTCGCCGACGCCGGTGACGGCTCCGGCACCGCGCCGACGGCCAAGTTCGACCTCACCGTGGTGGTGCGCCCCGGGGAGGCCGGCACCGTCCTGGACTTCGAGTACGACGCCGACACGGTCCAGGCCGAGTTCGTGGCCGCGCTCGGCGAGCGGCTCACGCGGCTGCTCCGCTTCGCCGCCGAGCAGCCGACGAGCCCGCTGGCCGGCAGCCGCGCCGGCCACCCGTTCTCCGAGCCGCTCCCCGCCCGGGACCTCGTCCCCGTCGCCGAGCGGTTCCGGCGCCGGGCCGCGGCCACCCCGGACGCCGTAGCGGTCTCCTGGGCGGAGGGCGAGGTGACCTATGGGCAGCTCGCCGCCGCGGTGGCGGGCGCCACGCAGGAACTTCGGGCGGGGGAGCGCGTCGGTGTGCTGGGCGGCAAGTCCCCCGCCACCGTGGCCGCCCTCGTCGCCGCGCTCGGCGCCGGCGCCACCGCCGTACTCCTGGACGACGGTCTGCCGGGACCGCGGCGCGCTTCCATGGTGGCCAGGGCCGGCGTCCGGCGGGTTCTGCTCACCGAGCCGTCGACCGCGACGGAGGTGCCGGGCGACGCCACCGTGCGACGCCTCTCCTTCGAGGAACTCGCCAAGAGCGCGGACGACGCGCTCGGCCCCGTCCCGGCACGGCCCCTGGAACCGGCGTACGTCTTCTTCACCTCGGGCACGACCGGCGAGGCCAAGGCGGTCGTCGGGTCGCACCGCGGACTCGACCACTTCATCGACTGGGAGGCGGCGGAGTTCGGCGTGCACGCCGGGGACCGCGTGGCGCAGCTCACCACGCTCTCCTTCGACGCGGTCCTGCGCGACGTCTTCGTACCGCTCACCCAGGGAGCCACTCTGTGTCTGCCGCCGGCGAGCGCCCTGGACGACACGGCGCGGATGACGGACTGGCTGGCGCGCGAGCGCGTCACGGTCGTCCACACGACACCCAGTGTGGTGGCGTCGTGGCTGCGGGACACCGACCGGGCCACCGCGCCCCTCACCGACCTGCGGCTGCTCTGCCTGGCGGGCGAGCCCCTCACCGGCCGCCTCGTCCAGGAACTGCGTGAGCGACTGCTGGGCCCGGGCACCGAGGTCGTCAACTTCTACGGGCCCACCGAGACGACCATGATCAAGACGTTCCACCGGGTGACGGCCGAGCAGGACGCGGGACCGGTGCCCGTCGGCCGCCCGCTGCCCGGCGCCCAGGCGGTCGTCCTCGGCGCGGACGGCTCGGTCCGCGGCCCCGGCGAACGCGGTGAGATCGTCATCCGGACGCCGTACCGGACCCTGGGCTACCTCGACGACGCCCGCGCGGCGTCGAACTTCCGCCCCAACCCGCTGTCGGACGACCCGGACGACCTCGTCTACCACACGGGAGACCTCGCCGTGGTCGGCGCCTTCGGCGAGATCCACGTCGAGGGGCGCAGCGACGACCTGCTCAAGGTGCGCGGTGTCCGGGTGCACCCCGCGGAGGTCGCGGCCGAGCTGACGACCCATCCACAGGTGCGCCAGGTCCACGTGGAGGCGGACAAGGAGGGGGACGGCTCGCTCGTCGCCTACGTCGTGCGCTCCGCGGGCTCCGGCCTGACCACGGAGGAACTCCGCCGGCACGCGCGCGAGCGGCTGCCGCTGGCCGTCGTCCCCTCGCTGTTCCTCTTCGTCGACCGGTTCGCCCTGCTGGCCAACGGCAAGCTGGACCGCTCCTCTCTCCGGGGCACCTCGTACCCGGCCACCCAGGAGCGTGTCGCGCCCCGGGACGACACCGAGTCCCTGATCTCCTCCATGTGGTCCGAGCTCCTCGGTCACGAGGACTTCGGCGTCACCGACGACTTCTTCGCGGTCGGCGGACACTCGCTGCTCGCCACCATCCTGCTCACCCGGATCCGCAAGAAGACCGGTCTGTCGCTGTCGCTGCGCAAGCTCCTCGAGGGGCCGCGCGTCGACCGTCTGGCCGCGTCGGTACGCGAGTTGCGCAAGGAGACCGACGACCAGGCGAGCGACCTGTTGCTGACGCTGCGTCAGGGAATGCCGGGTGGACCGCGGTTGTTCCTCGTGCACCCGATCGGTGGCGACGTGCTGTGCTTCCGGGAGGTTGCGTCGGCACTGCCCCCCGAGTTCACGGTGATCGGGGTCCGCTCTCCCGGCCTGGACGGCGGCACCGCCTTCACCTCGGTCCAGGAGATGGCGGCCGCCTACCTCCACGAGGTGCTCAAGGTGCAGCCCGAGGGGCCGTACCACTTCGCCGGCTGGTCCATGGGTGGCGCCGTCGCCTACGAGATGGCACGCCAGCTGTCCTTCGAGGGGGTGCGCACCGCGTCCCTGGTGCTCCTGGACAGCTACGCGCCGGGTTCGAAGGCCTTCGAGCACTTCGCAGGACCCGACGCCGACCGGGTGGCGTCCTTCACTCGTGACCTGGAGCGTATGACCGGCGAGCGGGCCGACACCGCGCTGCTCACCGGTGAGCGGCCGGCGGCCGGCGAGGAGCAGGAGGCGCTGCGCCGCAGATTCGCGGTCTTCGACGCCAACGCCACCGCGCTCGTGGACTACCGGATGCGGCGCGCCCGCCTCAGGGACACCCGGCTCACCCTGGTGCTCGCCGGTGACCAGACGCGTCCGGAGGGGACGTCCCCGGCCCTTGGCTGGGAGGAGGCACTGGGCACGCCGGTGGAAACCCGGACCGTGGCCGGCGCCGACCACTTCACCCTGGTGCAGCGGTCCCATGCCGCCGCCACGGCCGGGGAGATCGCCCGCGCGGTCGTGCCGGGCACCGCCGGCCAGGACGAGGGGCACGGATGA
- a CDS encoding TauD/TfdA family dioxygenase, translated as MSEPAVLPAVVEAGSTTDLVDLIEHDRDELRSALDTHGALLFRGFDIDGVEGLQSTVNALSGQTLTYTEASSPRTSIQGNVYTSTDHPAEEEIFLHNECSYQDTWPMTLYFYCLRAPQTLGSTPLADTRRLYAAIDPAVREEFARRRWSLVRNYHPHFGVPWPKVFGTDSRAEVEAYCKEHGLVPEWTGEDGLRTRVVRDAMHRHPRTGEEVWFNHITFFHVTTLPEDVQEGLLALFGEDGLPTNTYYGDGGRIPDDVMDHLRSRYAQCRVRFDWQQDDILVVDNMLSSHGRESFTGDRKIAVAMAEPHTAGQGEPR; from the coding sequence ATGTCCGAGCCGGCAGTGCTGCCGGCGGTGGTGGAAGCAGGTTCCACCACCGACCTCGTAGACCTCATCGAGCACGATCGTGACGAGCTCCGCTCGGCCCTCGACACCCATGGAGCGCTCCTCTTCCGGGGCTTCGACATCGACGGCGTCGAGGGACTGCAGTCGACCGTCAACGCGCTGTCCGGTCAGACGCTCACCTACACCGAGGCGTCTTCACCGCGCACCTCGATCCAGGGCAATGTGTACACGTCCACCGACCACCCGGCCGAGGAGGAGATCTTCCTCCACAACGAGTGCTCCTACCAGGACACCTGGCCGATGACGCTGTACTTCTACTGCCTGCGGGCACCGCAGACGCTGGGATCGACACCGCTGGCCGACACCCGGCGGCTGTACGCGGCGATCGACCCTGCCGTACGGGAGGAGTTCGCGCGCCGGCGCTGGAGTCTGGTGCGCAACTACCACCCGCACTTCGGCGTCCCGTGGCCCAAGGTGTTCGGGACCGACAGCCGGGCCGAGGTGGAGGCCTACTGCAAGGAGCACGGGCTGGTCCCCGAGTGGACCGGCGAGGACGGGCTGCGCACCCGCGTGGTGCGGGACGCGATGCACCGCCACCCGCGCACCGGTGAGGAGGTGTGGTTCAACCACATCACCTTCTTCCACGTGACCACGCTCCCGGAGGACGTCCAGGAGGGCCTGCTCGCGCTGTTCGGCGAGGACGGCCTCCCCACGAACACGTACTACGGCGACGGCGGACGCATTCCCGACGACGTGATGGACCACCTGCGCAGCCGCTACGCGCAGTGCCGGGTCCGCTTCGACTGGCAGCAGGACGACATCCTCGTGGTGGACAACATGCTGTCCAGCCACGGCCGGGAGTCCTTCACCGGCGACCGGAAGATCGCGGTCGCGATGGCGGAGCCGCACACCGCCGGACAGGGAGAGCCGCGATGA
- a CDS encoding AAA family ATPase, whose amino-acid sequence MSGGAPVVWINGPYGCGKSTVSRHVAELLPDALVVDPEDVGHMLWRQLPDHLREEEFELEPAWAPLTRVLVEQCARTYGRPLVVPMTIVRMPVFERIVGALRRDGTDVRHFTLLADASTIRARLRRRMAERRESADAWGELSWEGRQLDRCLDALAGPAFGTHLWTADKAPREVARELLAHL is encoded by the coding sequence GTGAGCGGCGGCGCCCCCGTCGTCTGGATCAACGGACCGTACGGCTGCGGAAAGAGCACCGTCAGCCGTCACGTGGCCGAACTGCTCCCGGACGCCCTGGTCGTGGATCCGGAGGACGTCGGGCACATGCTGTGGCGCCAACTCCCGGACCACCTGCGCGAGGAGGAGTTCGAACTGGAGCCGGCGTGGGCACCGCTGACCCGGGTGCTCGTCGAGCAGTGCGCCCGCACCTACGGCCGCCCCCTGGTGGTACCGATGACGATCGTCCGGATGCCGGTCTTCGAACGGATCGTCGGCGCGCTGCGCCGGGACGGCACCGACGTACGCCATTTCACGCTGCTGGCCGACGCCTCCACGATCCGCGCACGCCTGCGCAGGCGTATGGCCGAACGCCGGGAGTCGGCTGACGCGTGGGGAGAGCTCAGCTGGGAAGGCCGTCAGCTCGACCGCTGCCTGGACGCCCTGGCGGGCCCGGCCTTCGGCACCCATCTGTGGACCGCCGACAAGGCTCCGCGGGAGGTGGCCCGCGAACTGCTGGCCCACCTATGA
- a CDS encoding KamA family radical SAM protein, which translates to MSDVTAPRFRAYSARDLDALLDRCGADSETKLQLRAVAAVLPFRTNQYVVDELIDWDDVHDDPVFRLVFPQADMLAADELKTMTDLLREEAGPARLAPAVREIRAGLNAHPAGQTDRNVPAWQGQRLSGVQHKYEETLLYFPRQGQTCHAYCTYCFRWAQFVGVPELKMAAEKDDADALAAYLRHHTEITDILVTGGDPLIMRTDNLRRALEPFLAPGMEHIRNIRIGTKALTYWPYRFTDDEDADDLLRLFEEVRARGRHLAVMAHVTHPRELRPEPVRRAVERIRSTGAVIRTQAPLVRSINDDAGVWREMWTRAVALDAVPYYMFVERDTGPRQYFEVPLVRAWQIYREALSSVTGLARTVRGPSMSATRGKVVVDGVTEVAGQSALALRYLQARDPEVVGRPFFARFDPQATWVTDLRPLSPSDAPFLDQTAEARPEGRAGGQAPGPTGVTAPAPGVPRRPV; encoded by the coding sequence ATGAGCGACGTGACGGCGCCCCGCTTCCGGGCGTACTCGGCACGCGATCTGGACGCGCTGCTGGACCGGTGCGGGGCGGACTCCGAGACGAAGCTCCAGCTACGGGCCGTGGCCGCGGTCCTGCCGTTCCGGACCAACCAGTACGTGGTCGACGAACTGATCGACTGGGACGACGTGCACGACGACCCCGTCTTCCGGCTGGTCTTTCCCCAGGCCGACATGCTGGCCGCGGACGAGCTGAAGACCATGACGGACCTGCTGCGCGAGGAGGCGGGCCCCGCCCGTCTCGCGCCCGCCGTGCGGGAGATCCGCGCGGGGCTGAACGCGCATCCGGCGGGCCAGACGGACCGGAACGTCCCCGCCTGGCAGGGGCAGCGACTCTCGGGCGTACAGCACAAGTACGAGGAGACGCTGCTCTATTTCCCGCGTCAGGGCCAGACCTGCCATGCGTACTGCACCTACTGCTTCCGCTGGGCGCAGTTCGTCGGGGTACCCGAGCTGAAGATGGCCGCGGAGAAGGACGACGCCGACGCGCTCGCCGCCTACCTGCGGCACCACACGGAGATCACCGACATCCTGGTGACCGGCGGCGATCCGCTGATCATGCGCACCGACAACCTGCGGCGCGCGCTGGAGCCCTTCCTCGCCCCGGGGATGGAGCACATCAGGAACATCCGGATCGGCACCAAGGCCCTGACCTACTGGCCGTACCGGTTCACCGACGACGAGGACGCCGACGACCTCCTGCGCCTGTTCGAGGAGGTCCGCGCCCGCGGTCGGCACCTCGCGGTGATGGCCCATGTGACGCATCCCCGCGAGCTCCGACCGGAGCCCGTGCGGCGCGCGGTCGAGCGGATCCGGTCGACGGGCGCCGTGATCCGCACCCAGGCGCCCCTGGTCAGGTCGATCAACGACGACGCGGGCGTCTGGCGGGAGATGTGGACGCGCGCCGTCGCCCTCGACGCCGTGCCCTACTACATGTTCGTGGAGCGGGACACGGGCCCGCGCCAGTACTTCGAGGTTCCGCTCGTCCGCGCCTGGCAGATCTACCGGGAGGCGCTATCGTCCGTGACCGGTCTTGCCCGCACGGTGCGCGGCCCGTCCATGTCCGCCACCCGCGGCAAGGTGGTCGTCGACGGCGTGACGGAGGTCGCGGGACAGTCCGCGCTCGCACTGCGCTATCTGCAGGCCAGGGACCCGGAGGTGGTCGGGCGGCCGTTCTTCGCGCGGTTCGACCCGCAGGCGACCTGGGTGACGGACCTGCGGCCACTGTCGCCGTCGGACGCGCCCTTCCTGGACCAGACGGCCGAGGCCCGTCCCGAGGGCCGGGCCGGCGGACAGGCCCCGGGGCCCACCGGGGTGACGGCGCCCGCCCCGGGTGTCCCGCGCCGGCCCGTCTGA